Proteins encoded by one window of Lates calcarifer isolate ASB-BC8 linkage group LG5, TLL_Latcal_v3, whole genome shotgun sequence:
- the LOC108875813 gene encoding asialoglycoprotein receptor 1-like, which yields MSEDIYAKPDLTKKVRFQTEEKNGNVDICEDIDSVTIYDNCWAEGSTPPKLQDNTTEDQQQTISVSVPPEKRNLVRPAAVVLVLLGLLLLAVVVALVVLLIQDKSLSVNLTSERDQLQTNYSEMKQLNHNLTHKTNQLERDKENLTKERDELWTIYSEMKQLNVNLTSERDQLQTNYSEMKQLNVNLTQKTNQLERDKENLIKERDELQKQLETSFCPADWIRFNISCYLISTSKKSWDDSKQFCENEKAHLVIVSGTEEQRFLSSLGHNIWIGLNDKEKENVWKWVDGTEVTTTYWKNNQPDNGGSKGSTGEDCVHITDLSDLNNWNDLRCNDKLYFICEKILK from the exons ATGTCTGAGGATATCTACGCCAAGCCAGACCTCACCAAGAAAGTTAGGtttcagacagaggagaagaatggAAATGTAGACATCTGTGAAGACATCGATTCTGTGACAATCTATGACAACTGCTGGGCAGAGGGAAGCACACCTCCGAAATTACAGGACAACACCACTGAGGACCAACAGCAAA CCATTTCAGTCAGTGTCCCTCCAGAAAAGAGGAATCTTGTCAGACCTGCTGCAGTGGTTCTGGTTCTGCTGGGTCTTCTCCTCCTGGCTGTAGTCGTTGCCCTGGTGGTCCTGT TGATTCAAGACAAAAGTCTCAGTGTCAACCTGACCAGTGAGAGAGACCAACTACAGACAaactacagtgaaatgaaacaactcAATCACAACCTGACGCATAAGACAAACCAgttagagagagacaaggaaaaTCTCaccaaagagagagatgaactaTGGACaatttacagtgaaatgaaacaactcAATGTCAACCTGACCAGTGAGAGAGACCAACTACAGACAaactacagtgaaatgaaacaactcAATGTCAACCTGACGCAAAAGACAAACCAgttagagagagacaaggaaaaTCTCatcaaagagagagatgaactaCAAAAGCAACTCG AGACATCATTCTGTCCTGCTGACTGGATAAGGTTTAACATCAGTTGTTATTTAATTTCCACCTCAAAGAAAAGCTGGGATGACAGCAAACAgttctgtgaaaatgaaaaagcacaCCTGGTGATTGTATCTGGTacagaggaacag AGGTTTCTCAGCTCATTGGGCCACAACATCTGGATTGGTctgaatgacaaagaaaaggaaaatgtctgGAAATGGGTTGATGGAACAGAGGTCACCACAAC GTACTGGAAAAACAATCAGCCAGATAATGGAGGGTCCAAAGGTTCTACAGGTGAAGACTGTGTTCACATTACAGACCTGTCTGATTTAAATAACTGGAATGATTTGAGATGTAATGATAAATTATACTTTATCTGTGAGAAAATActtaaatga
- the LOC127142438 gene encoding C-type lectin domain family 4 member M-like, translating into MVQIQTDYSNLTRERNELNNSYNILAEEQDQLQKRFEEMNNERKDFQRMIQDKRHCGCWRSFGSKYYYISSEQKTWEESTEDCRQKGTDLVIINSEEEQRFLIALNKRVWIGLTDQERGGCLEMGGWSALSTRYWLPSQPDNYGEEDCAEIPVDDHDPLLKWNDIPCSQNNFWVVEDCYNTLEP; encoded by the exons ATGGTCCAGATACAGACCGACTACAGCAACCTGactagagagagaaatgagttAAACAACAGCTACAACATCCTGGCTGAAGAACAAGACCAACTTCAAAAAAGGTTTGAAGAGATGAACAATGAGAGAAAAGATTTTCAAAGAATGATTCAAg ACAAACGTCACTGTGGGTGCTGGAGAAGTTTTGGCTCCAAATATTACTACATATCCTCTGAGCAGAAGACCTGGGAGGAGAGCACAGAGGATTGTCGGCAGAAAGGAACTGACCTGGTGATCATCAATAGTGAAGAAGAACAG cGATTTCTTATTGCTCTCAACAAAAGAGTTTGGATCGGGCTGACTGACCAAGAAAGAGGAGGGTGTCTGGAAATGGGTGGATGGTCAGCTCTGAGCACAAG GTATTGGTTACCTTCACAGCCTGACAACTATGGAGAAGAGGATTGTGCAGAGATCCCAGTGGATGACCATGACCCTTTATTGAAATGGAATGACATACCTTGTTCACAAAACAATTTCTGG GTGGTGGAGGACTGCTACAACACCCTGGAGCCATAA
- the LOC108875776 gene encoding C-type lectin domain family 4 member M, with amino-acid sequence MQQMEMLDSVNEQPRCGQKCRNTNQTERRFIQLLFLSFGVLCITQAILNVSLRLTLYSNKESTPPFCNTTHITDQNQKKKLGIDYDQKRLGDCNRLHERFNALTRDKNLLENRNTELNNRIMTLEEERDRLKMILRELSGSVTSQQCPTDWKNIRSRCYFLSSESKTWEESRRYCLSKGADLVVINTEQEQRDLYRLDGTSNLLFWIGLHDTGGTFKWVDGSALTKPFWQSGQPDRGGPNNREDCVEMYHSNPVLANWNDAPCGSKRHWLCEMDPFTS; translated from the exons ATGCAGCAAATGGAGATGTTGGATTCTGTGAACGAGCAACCGAGATGTGGACAAAAATGTAGGAATACAAATCAAACAG AGAGAAGATTCATTCAGCTGCTTTTCCTCAGCTTTGGTGTGCTGTGTATCACACAAGCCATTCTCAATGTTTCTTTACGTCTTACTT tgtaCTCCAACAAGGAATCAACTCCCCCATTCTGCAACACAACTCATATTACTGACCAAAACCAGAAGAAGAAGTTGGGAATTGATTATGATCAAAAGAGGCTTGGTGATTGCAACAGGTTACACGAGAGATTCAATGCCTTGACCCGAGATAAAAACCTGcttgaaaacagaaacactgaactcAACAACAGGATAATGACattggaggaggagagggacagaCTGAAAATGATACTACGGG AGCTGAGTGGTTCTGTGACCTCTCAGCAGTGTCCCACAGACTGGAAGAACATCAGGTCCAGATGTTACTTTCTCTCCAGTGAGAGTAAGACATGGGAAGAAAGCAGAAGATACTGTCTGAGTAAAGGAGCTGACCTGGTCGTGATCAACACTGAACAGGAACAG AGAGACTTGTACCGTCTGGATGGGACTTCTAATCTCTTGTTCTGGATCGGTCTGCACGACACAGGTGGGACCTTCAAATGGGTGGATGGATCTGCGCTGACTAAACC ATTTTGGCAGTCTGGTCAGCCAGATCGTGGTGGTCCTAACAACAGAGAGGACTGTGTGGAGATGTATCACTCTAACCCAGTGCTGGCCAACTGGAACGACGCCCCCTGTGGAAGCAAGCGGCACTGGTTGTGTGAGATGGATCCATTTACCAGTTAG
- the LOC108875780 gene encoding CD209 antigen-like protein E isoform X2, translating into MARVLHKEQSEIHVDYVNAPNQLARGSPSKNHTGRKLYRLVGVSFGLLCILQIALNISLRLTLSLSDRPDNKTSGVEVNCKILADSDHYFKQGWVYFRPSFYYISSIKKSWQDSRDDCLRRGADLVIINSREEQDFTRKFHRISWIGLTLRETKGEWKWVDGTPLTKSYWGSGEPNDYEGKTEDCVEIKFHDEENSWNDIPCGDQNFWICEKTVAL; encoded by the exons ATGGCGAGAGTTCTCCATAAAGAGCAATCTGAGATCCATGTGGACTACGTCAATGCACCTAATCAATTGGCCAGAGGCTCCCCCTCAAAGAACCACACAG GAAGAAAACTCTACAGACTGGTTGGTGTGAGCTTTGGACTCCTGTGTATCCTCCAAATTGCTCTCAACATTTCCCTGCGACTTACTCTCT CTCTTTCAGACAGACCTGATAATAAGACATCAGGTGTTGAAGTCAATTGCAAAATTCTGGCTGATTCTG ATCACTATTTTAAACAAGGATGGGTGTATTTCCGACCTAGTTTCTATTACATTTCCTCTATAAAGAAATCCTGGCAAGACAGTAGAGATGACTGTCTGCGGCGAGGTGCAGACCTGGTGATTATCAACAGCAGAGAAGAACAG GACTTTACAAGAAAATTTCACAGGATCAGCTGGATCGGATTGACTCtcagagagacaaagggagagtGGAAATGGGTGGATGGCACTCCACTGACCAAAAG CTACTGGGGCTCTGGTGAACCCAATGATTATGAAGGCAAAACTGAAGACTGTGTAGAAATAAAGTTCCATGATGAGGAAAACAGCTGGAATGACATACCATGTGGAGATCAAAACTTCTGGATCTGTGAAAAGACAGTGGCTCTATAA
- the LOC108875780 gene encoding CD209 antigen-like protein E isoform X4 has product MARVLHKEQSEIHVDYVNAPNQLARGSPSKNHTGRKLYRLVGVSFGLLCILQIALNISLRLTLYHYFKQGWVYFRPSFYYISSIKKSWQDSRDDCLRRGADLVIINSREEQDFTRKFHRISWIGLTLRETKGEWKWVDGTPLTKSYWGSGEPNDYEGKTEDCVEIKFHDEENSWNDIPCGDQNFWICEKTVAL; this is encoded by the exons ATGGCGAGAGTTCTCCATAAAGAGCAATCTGAGATCCATGTGGACTACGTCAATGCACCTAATCAATTGGCCAGAGGCTCCCCCTCAAAGAACCACACAG GAAGAAAACTCTACAGACTGGTTGGTGTGAGCTTTGGACTCCTGTGTATCCTCCAAATTGCTCTCAACATTTCCCTGCGACTTACTCTCT ATCACTATTTTAAACAAGGATGGGTGTATTTCCGACCTAGTTTCTATTACATTTCCTCTATAAAGAAATCCTGGCAAGACAGTAGAGATGACTGTCTGCGGCGAGGTGCAGACCTGGTGATTATCAACAGCAGAGAAGAACAG GACTTTACAAGAAAATTTCACAGGATCAGCTGGATCGGATTGACTCtcagagagacaaagggagagtGGAAATGGGTGGATGGCACTCCACTGACCAAAAG CTACTGGGGCTCTGGTGAACCCAATGATTATGAAGGCAAAACTGAAGACTGTGTAGAAATAAAGTTCCATGATGAGGAAAACAGCTGGAATGACATACCATGTGGAGATCAAAACTTCTGGATCTGTGAAAAGACAGTGGCTCTATAA
- the LOC108875780 gene encoding CD209 antigen-like protein E isoform X3, with protein MARVLHKEQSEIHVDYVNAPNQLARGSPSKNHTGKDSAVISAVSGRKLYRLVGVSFGLLCILQIALNISLRLTLYHYFKQGWVYFRPSFYYISSIKKSWQDSRDDCLRRGADLVIINSREEQDFTRKFHRISWIGLTLRETKGEWKWVDGTPLTKSYWGSGEPNDYEGKTEDCVEIKFHDEENSWNDIPCGDQNFWICEKTVAL; from the exons ATGGCGAGAGTTCTCCATAAAGAGCAATCTGAGATCCATGTGGACTACGTCAATGCACCTAATCAATTGGCCAGAGGCTCCCCCTCAAAGAACCACACAGGTAAAGACAGTGCAGTGATCTCTGCCGTGTCAG GAAGAAAACTCTACAGACTGGTTGGTGTGAGCTTTGGACTCCTGTGTATCCTCCAAATTGCTCTCAACATTTCCCTGCGACTTACTCTCT ATCACTATTTTAAACAAGGATGGGTGTATTTCCGACCTAGTTTCTATTACATTTCCTCTATAAAGAAATCCTGGCAAGACAGTAGAGATGACTGTCTGCGGCGAGGTGCAGACCTGGTGATTATCAACAGCAGAGAAGAACAG GACTTTACAAGAAAATTTCACAGGATCAGCTGGATCGGATTGACTCtcagagagacaaagggagagtGGAAATGGGTGGATGGCACTCCACTGACCAAAAG CTACTGGGGCTCTGGTGAACCCAATGATTATGAAGGCAAAACTGAAGACTGTGTAGAAATAAAGTTCCATGATGAGGAAAACAGCTGGAATGACATACCATGTGGAGATCAAAACTTCTGGATCTGTGAAAAGACAGTGGCTCTATAA
- the LOC108875780 gene encoding C-type lectin domain family 4 member M isoform X1: MARVLHKEQSEIHVDYVNAPNQLARGSPSKNHTGKDSAVISAVSGRKLYRLVGVSFGLLCILQIALNISLRLTLSLSDRPDNKTSGVEVNCKILADSDHYFKQGWVYFRPSFYYISSIKKSWQDSRDDCLRRGADLVIINSREEQDFTRKFHRISWIGLTLRETKGEWKWVDGTPLTKSYWGSGEPNDYEGKTEDCVEIKFHDEENSWNDIPCGDQNFWICEKTVAL, translated from the exons ATGGCGAGAGTTCTCCATAAAGAGCAATCTGAGATCCATGTGGACTACGTCAATGCACCTAATCAATTGGCCAGAGGCTCCCCCTCAAAGAACCACACAGGTAAAGACAGTGCAGTGATCTCTGCCGTGTCAG GAAGAAAACTCTACAGACTGGTTGGTGTGAGCTTTGGACTCCTGTGTATCCTCCAAATTGCTCTCAACATTTCCCTGCGACTTACTCTCT CTCTTTCAGACAGACCTGATAATAAGACATCAGGTGTTGAAGTCAATTGCAAAATTCTGGCTGATTCTG ATCACTATTTTAAACAAGGATGGGTGTATTTCCGACCTAGTTTCTATTACATTTCCTCTATAAAGAAATCCTGGCAAGACAGTAGAGATGACTGTCTGCGGCGAGGTGCAGACCTGGTGATTATCAACAGCAGAGAAGAACAG GACTTTACAAGAAAATTTCACAGGATCAGCTGGATCGGATTGACTCtcagagagacaaagggagagtGGAAATGGGTGGATGGCACTCCACTGACCAAAAG CTACTGGGGCTCTGGTGAACCCAATGATTATGAAGGCAAAACTGAAGACTGTGTAGAAATAAAGTTCCATGATGAGGAAAACAGCTGGAATGACATACCATGTGGAGATCAAAACTTCTGGATCTGTGAAAAGACAGTGGCTCTATAA